A part of Gossypium hirsutum isolate 1008001.06 chromosome A07, Gossypium_hirsutum_v2.1, whole genome shotgun sequence genomic DNA contains:
- the LOC107897740 gene encoding uncharacterized protein, whose product MSGAQGALPKESKTATIYESIQGGENKSKTELRSKEDEGGIQVDRLEDKVKDPTGEGGPIFGSPSPNNDDNQDLGIIGTA is encoded by the coding sequence ATGTCAGGGGCACAAGGAGCATTGCCCAAGGAGTCGAAGACGGCAACGATATATGAATCAATACAAGGAGGAGAGAATAAGAGCAAAACGGAGCTGAGGTCCAAGGAGGATGAGGGTGGCATTCAGGTTGATAGGCTGGAGGACAAGGTGAAAGATCCTACTGGCGAAGGTGGCCCTATCTTTGGCTCTCCCTCTCCCAACAACGATGACAACCAAGACTTGGGCATTATTGGCACAGCCTAG